CGCTCTACTTCTCCGACGGCAAGGTCAAGGTCGAGTTGGCGCTGGCACGGGGTAAGGAAGCCCGCGACAAGCGGCAGGACATGGCGAAGCGCGACGCGCAGCGGGAGATCACCCGGGAGCTCGGCCGCCGGGCCAAGGGCATGACCTGATCAGCTTCGTCACCGCGCTGATCGCGGCGTTCGGTTACGGCGTAAGCGATTTCGTGGGAGGTATCGCCTCACGCCGGGTCGCCGCGCTGCGCGTGGTGGTGATCTCCTACCCGGTCGCGTTGATCCTGTTGACGGTGATCGCCATACCGGTCGGGGGAGTGGTCTCGACCCCGGCCGTGGTGTGGGGGCTGGCCTCCGGTGTCGCGCAGGCGTTCGGCGTCTGGTGGTTCTACGCCGCTTTGGGCGCGGGTCCGATCTCCGTTGTGTCACCCCTCACTGCGATCCTGGTCGCGGGCATCCCCGTTGGAGTCGGCCTGGCACTCGGTGAGCGTCCGGGTCCGTTGGCCGCCGTCGGTGTCGTTGTGGCGTTGGTGGCGGTGGTGCTCGTCAGCCGGGATGCCACCGATGAGCCGCTTGCGCGAAGAGCGACAGATACCGACGAGGACGACACGCGGCACAGGTTCACCGTGAAGGTCGCGTGGTTGACGGTGGGTTCCGGCGTAGCGTTCGGCATGAATTTCGTCCTGCTCGACCAAGTGCCGGTCGATGCCAAGCTGTGGCCGCTGGTGTTCGGCAGGCTCGCCGCCACAGCGATCGTGCTGCTGGCAGCGGTGCTCACCGCGAACCTGACCATTGAACGGGGTGTGCCGTTGCGGCTTGCGCTCACAGCGGCGGCGCTCGACACCGTCGCCAACGTCGCTACGTTGCTCGCACTGCAGTCCGGCATGCTGTCGTTGGCGGGGGTGCTGATCGCGCTGTATCCGGCCGCGACCGTGGTGTTGGCGATTGTCGTGCTGCGCGAGCGGGTGACCCGCTGGCAGGCGGTCGGCATGGCGTTGGCGTTGGCGGCCGTCGCGATGATCGCGGCGGGCTAACCGATGTATGCAGTTTGCTCAGGTAGGGCATCATTGCATCCAGGTTTCGCGAGATAGCGGGATGAAATGAACCGGGTGTCGGTGACGAACGGCCAGTTGCGCCTCGGACTGTTTGCCGGCGTCCTGGTGCTGCTGTGTGTCAACGCGTTGGCACTGTGGGGCGAGGCCACAGCGCGGCAGGTGCATTTCGCGCTCCAGACAATCGCGGGCATGGCGGCGTTGGTGTGTGCATTGACGGTGGCGTGGCGGGTGACCGGCCATGCGCGAACGTGGCGTCTGCTCGGTGTCGCAACCATCCTGTGCCACCTGGTCGGTGATGTGATCTGGTGGTCGAGCCGCGCAACTGCAGGCGGCACTGCACCGTGGCCGGCCGTCGTCGCGTATTTCGTCTCGGCTTCCTTGGCCCTGGCAGCGCTCGGCGTGCTCGCATCGGTTGGAGTCGGCATAGCTCCACCTCGCCGCGGTCCGATGCGCATCGCCCGCGTGGTCAACGGAATCGACGGGTTGGTAGCAGCCATAGCGTTTGTGACGCTCGCGATGATCGCTGGAGTCGGCGCTCTCAAAGGCGCTGCCTTACCCCGATCCGGTAACACGGCGGTGGTGATCACATACACCGCGTTCCAAGTGGTGGTGGTCGTGTCGGCGGTGCTGATCGCGATGCTGTATCGGACCGATCGGCCCTATCGTGCGAACGTCCTTCTGCTCGCCGCCGGCTCATTGATGCTGATCAGCTCCGACCGTGTGGTCGCATATCTGCGAACGGTCGGATTCGAACGCGGCGATCTGTGGGGCGGCATCGGGTTCGTCCTGGGCTTGTTGCTGATCGCATACGGGATGCTGGAGCTGAAACAACCACCGGTCCCGGCCATCGACCGCGACGCCATGGACTGGCTGAGGGTCCTACTGCCGTATCTCGGATTCGTGGGCACTGCGGTGTTGTTCGGGTTTCACGTGATGATCGGGCAGCGGCTGAGTTTACCCGTCGTCTGCGGGGCCCTGGTCATGGTCGCGCTCGTCGCGGCCCGCCAGCTCATCGAGGTGCGGTCACAATGGAACCTGACCAGGCGCCTTTACGAAGCCCAGCGCAGACTGGCCCACCAGGTGTACCACGACGCATTGACTGGTCTGCCTAACCGGCTGATGTTCACCGAACGTCTCGACGAGGCGATGCTGGATGGCCGGTTTGTTTTGATCTTCATCGACCTCGATGACTTCAAAGAGGTGAACGACCGCTTCGGGCACGCGGCGGGCGACGACCTACTGCGCGCGATAGCGGAGCGCCTTGAACGGTGTGTCCGCGACACCGACACGCTGGCGCGGATCGGCGGCGACGAGTTCGCGATTTTGATCGACGGCGAGGTGGAACAGCTGGAGGGCGCGGCCGAACGTCTGCGGGTCGCACTGCGCGATCCATTTGCGCTGCACGGTACTTCGGTGCGAGTCAAGGCCAGTATGGGCCTGGTCAGGCCCGGAACCGAGGGCGTGGCGCAGACGTCCGACGATCTGCTGAGGCAGGCCGACATCTCGATGTATGCCGGCAAGCGGCTCGGCAAGGACACCGCCGTGGTCTATCAACCGTCTTCGGGTTCGACCATCGATTTTCCGACGGCACTGCGGAATGCCGACGGCGAGGCCCCGCCCGGCTTCCGGCTCGTCTATCAAGTGGTGGTGCAGTTGCCCGAGGGCAACCCGGTCGCCGTCGAAGCTCTGGCCAGGTGGACCACACCGACCGGAATCGAGATATCACCCGAGACGTTCGTTGCCGCGGCGGAGGCGGCGGGGCTGGCGGCAGACCTCGATGCGCTGGTACTCGACACCGCATGTCGTGACGTTCAGCAGGCAGGCCTGGACCTCGACATCCACGTGAACATCGGCGCGGGCCGGCTGGGTAACCCCACCTTCGAGCAGCAGGTGCGACTCGCGCTGACGCGACATCACCTCCCGCCGAACCGCCTGGTCGTGGAGATCACCGAGACGCTGCCCATCGTCGACCTCGCCCAGGCTGCGGCGCAGATCAAACGACTGAATGCGCTCGGTGTGAAGGTGGCGCTGGACGACTTCGGTGCGGGGTTCAATTCGCTGATGTACATGCACGCCCTGCCGGTGCAGATCGTCAAGCTGGACCGCGGCCTGGCCACCGCCGATCAGGCACGGGACCTGACGCTGTACCGCTCGGTCATCGGACTGTGCGACGAGCTCGGATTGACCGTGATCGTCGAGGGCATCGAGTCTGCCGCGCAGTCCGACGCGGTGTACCGCGCGGGTGGCCGCCTGGCCCAGGGCCATTTGTACGGGTATCCGGTGCCGATATCCGAACTGAGCGTGACGCCGGCGCGCGTCGGGCGGGTCTGAGTTCTGACGACGCGATTTCCGCGAGCGGCCGTGTTTGCCCCGCGACACGCCGCCAACTGCGTGCATTTTGGGGCCGCTCGTCGCGGACCGAGCGTGTTCATCCGCGTGGATGATCCTCTCGCGCACTGAGATTGCGCACGATCTCGCCCGCCCTGCGCAGCACGTCCAACTGTGCCGGGTTGTACAGGTCGACCATTGCGGCACCGATCGCCTCCTCGGCGAATCGTTCTCCTCGCGGTGCATCCGAGCGGAACTCCGCGAGTTCGGGGTGCGCGTCGTTGATCGCCCGGATGTAGGGGGCGAGTCGTTCGGCGAGGTCGCGACGGGTCGCCTCGTCGGCCTCGGCAGGCAGATTGTCTAGTTCGGTCGCCGCGGGGTCATCCGGTGTCTCACGGATCATGTCCGCGTAGGTTCGCCTGCCGCGCGGTCCCAGCACACGGCTCAGCACGACGACGAGTTTGCGATCGGCGTCGGTCATCTTCGCCGCGGTGTCTGGCGCTACGAAGTCGGGGGGCAGATCCGTCGGCGCCGCGTGCTCCAGCAGCTCGCGGAGTTCGTCGCGGGCGCGCTGCAGGCGGTCGATCGTCTCGGTCAGTTCGGCGTCCAGCTCGCGCAGCGCCTGTTCGGGATGATCGTCGGATTCGCCCATCGCGGCGATCTGGGGGAGGGAGAAGCCGAGGTCGGTCAGCCGTTTGATGCGCACCAACCGGACGAGGTGCGCGACGCCATACTGCTTGTAGCCGTTGCTGCGACGTTCCGGCTCGGGCAGCAGGCCTATCTGGTGGTAGTGCCGCACCGCCCGCAGGCTGGTGCCGGCGAGTTCGGCGACTTCCCGGGTGCTCCACGCCACGGGTTCCATCATGGTTGATCAGCGCGAGTTGACTATGCCGTTACGTCCGAGTGTGCGATGGAGACATGGACAAACCCGAGCGCATCTCCGTCGAAGACTTGTTCAAGTCGCCTGTCCGAGCGGGGGCGGCGATCTCCCCGGACGGCACTCGCGTCGCCTACCTCGCGCCGTGGCAGGACCGCCTGAACATCTGGGTGGCATCCCTCGACGGCGACTTCGGCGCGGACGCGCGCCGCGTTACCGCCGACGAGACCCGCAGCATCCTGCACTTCTCGTGGACCGATGACCCGCGTTGGCTGCTGTACCTCCAGGACACCGGCGGCGACGAGAACTGGCACATCTTTCGCGTCGATCTCGACGACCCGGCCGCCCCCGCCGTCGACCTCACCCCGTTCCCCGGGGTCATGTCGGCCTTCGAGCTGTTGCCCGACAAACCGGGCAAGGCGCTCGTCCACTCCAACAAGCGCGGCCCGACGCAGATGGACGCCTACGAGCTCGATATCGCCTCGGGTGAGCTGACGATGCTCGCCGAGAACCCCGGTGACGTGATCGGCTGGCTGGCGAGCCGTCGCGGTGATCTGTTCGCGACGAAGCTGAACCGGGAAGGCGATCTGGAAGTCCTTCAGTGGGACAAGCAGGCCGAATCGCTGCGCTCCATCGCGCATTACGACGGCAAGGACTACACCATGGGCATGTATCCCATGGTGGTCACGCCCGACGG
The sequence above is drawn from the Mycobacterium gallinarum genome and encodes:
- a CDS encoding EamA family transporter, producing MGGIASRRVAALRVVVISYPVALILLTVIAIPVGGVVSTPAVVWGLASGVAQAFGVWWFYAALGAGPISVVSPLTAILVAGIPVGVGLALGERPGPLAAVGVVVALVAVVLVSRDATDEPLARRATDTDEDDTRHRFTVKVAWLTVGSGVAFGMNFVLLDQVPVDAKLWPLVFGRLAATAIVLLAAVLTANLTIERGVPLRLALTAAALDTVANVATLLALQSGMLSLAGVLIALYPAATVVLAIVVLRERVTRWQAVGMALALAAVAMIAAG
- a CDS encoding putative bifunctional diguanylate cyclase/phosphodiesterase produces the protein MNRVSVTNGQLRLGLFAGVLVLLCVNALALWGEATARQVHFALQTIAGMAALVCALTVAWRVTGHARTWRLLGVATILCHLVGDVIWWSSRATAGGTAPWPAVVAYFVSASLALAALGVLASVGVGIAPPRRGPMRIARVVNGIDGLVAAIAFVTLAMIAGVGALKGAALPRSGNTAVVITYTAFQVVVVVSAVLIAMLYRTDRPYRANVLLLAAGSLMLISSDRVVAYLRTVGFERGDLWGGIGFVLGLLLIAYGMLELKQPPVPAIDRDAMDWLRVLLPYLGFVGTAVLFGFHVMIGQRLSLPVVCGALVMVALVAARQLIEVRSQWNLTRRLYEAQRRLAHQVYHDALTGLPNRLMFTERLDEAMLDGRFVLIFIDLDDFKEVNDRFGHAAGDDLLRAIAERLERCVRDTDTLARIGGDEFAILIDGEVEQLEGAAERLRVALRDPFALHGTSVRVKASMGLVRPGTEGVAQTSDDLLRQADISMYAGKRLGKDTAVVYQPSSGSTIDFPTALRNADGEAPPGFRLVYQVVVQLPEGNPVAVEALARWTTPTGIEISPETFVAAAEAAGLAADLDALVLDTACRDVQQAGLDLDIHVNIGAGRLGNPTFEQQVRLALTRHHLPPNRLVVEITETLPIVDLAQAAAQIKRLNALGVKVALDDFGAGFNSLMYMHALPVQIVKLDRGLATADQARDLTLYRSVIGLCDELGLTVIVEGIESAAQSDAVYRAGGRLAQGHLYGYPVPISELSVTPARVGRV
- a CDS encoding MerR family transcriptional regulator, producing MEPVAWSTREVAELAGTSLRAVRHYHQIGLLPEPERRSNGYKQYGVAHLVRLVRIKRLTDLGFSLPQIAAMGESDDHPEQALRELDAELTETIDRLQRARDELRELLEHAAPTDLPPDFVAPDTAAKMTDADRKLVVVLSRVLGPRGRRTYADMIRETPDDPAATELDNLPAEADEATRRDLAERLAPYIRAINDAHPELAEFRSDAPRGERFAEEAIGAAMVDLYNPAQLDVLRRAGEIVRNLSAREDHPRG